A window of bacterium genomic DNA:
CATCGTATACGATAAAATAGGGAGCTCGTCCAAAATATTCCGATATTTGGGCATTCAAGCCATTCCCTTTGGCTGGAAGAGCTACTTTGTTCACATCTTGAGTAAGGCCAGAGACACCTTTTGACCCAAGAAATGTCCATATCCCCGCTGCTATCAATACTGTAACTAAGCTTAAGGTAATTAAAAAGTTTTTATTACCTATCAGTTTCTGAATCATGGCATTCTACCCGTGCGCAAAGAGAGAGCTCTTTTCTTCCCTTGACGAATGACTACTAATTTTATTTTCCTTCCTGGTCTTATTTTATCCATCATATTATCAAAATCGGTAATAGTTTCTATCACTTTACCATTCAACTCCACAATAGTATCTCCCAATTTCACTCCGCCTCTTTCTGCAGGTGAATCCATGATTACTTCCACAACCTGCAATCCATTCTGTCTTGGTAGTAATGAAACTCCCAGCCAGGAACTATTTACTGACTTCCCGGCAACAAATATGACTTGATTAGTTGCCGGACTATCCATAACACCGGGAGCAGGATTAAAAAGAAACGGCTGGGGTGATGTTTGCGGTGTCCCCAAAGGACATCCGGGACATGCTCCCGGACAAGGCATAGCAACTTGTTGACTCGGTATCTGTGGAGTACCGAGAGGGCAACCGGGGCAAGCTCCCGGACAAGGTAAAGCTACCTGCTGAGGAGGTGACCTGAAATTCCAAGGGCACCTTGGTAAAGGGCACACACCTCGAGAATCAAGAGCTACCCCGCAATAAGGACAGGGTTGTCCCGGTCCCCAACCTAAAGCGACTGGAGAATAGTTATTGGTTGCTTGTTGAGCAACCAAAGCCACAGGAATATTTTGATTAAGAAAAGATTTAGCCTGATTAATGGGAATAGCAAAACCTACTCCGGTAAACGTACCATTGGGGGCATATATAGCAGTATTTATGCCTATTACTTCCCCGCTCATATTAACCAAAGGCCCACCTGAATTACCTTGATTTATTGATGCATCGGTCTGAATCAAACCGTGATAGGCTATTCCATCGATATTCAGGATTCTGTCTTTTGCGCTGACAATGCCTGCTGTAATCGTTTGCTCGAAACCAAAAGTGCTACCAATAGCCATAACCCAATCACCAAGTCTAACCATTTCAGAATTGCCGAGTTTGGCTACAGGTAAAGGCTCATCAGGAATAATTTTCAGTAAGGCTATGTCCATATTGATATCTATCTTTACTACCTGGGCCTGGTGAAATTTTGATTTCATAGGATTCAGACCGGTTAAGGTTACGTGTATATCTTTCGCCTGTTTAATTACATGCAAGTTTGTAAGAATATATCCCCGGCTATCGATAATTATTCCCGAACCAATTTTTTGCTGACAGGGCAGTGAAGGAACGTTTTGAGCGAAAGGGTCAGCAAAAAATATTCCTTGGGGAAGTGCGGGTAGCGTTCCATTATGAAAATTTTTAAATGCGGTAATGCCCACTACACAAGGTTTTACTCCTTCAGCCGCGCGATTAAAATCATACTGAAGATGACTTTGACCTTGCGGATTTACTCCTCCCTCAATAATCGCAGGAAAAGTTATTATCACTGCACTGATTAAAATCAATTTGATTATCTTCTGTGAACTATTCATATTTCCCTCATTCAACGATTCAGACACCAAGGTCTGTTGGGCAATCTCCCTCCTCCAGATGGTTGCTCTTGATTACTATCTATCCTCCAATGGGGACTATAAAGCGGGCATTCGGGAATATTACATTTTCCTTGAGGGTCAAGCATACCTCGACAATATGGACAAAGCGGGAAAGCAACATTTTTTACAGGATTAATATTTCTCCCTGCCTGACTATCACCGGAATAGGAGTTAAGCTGACCAGAGAATTTAACTATTGAAAAAACTATAACCAAAACAATAATAATTCCCAAAATCCAGAGCCAATTTTTGGCTTTCTCAGCAAAACAATCTTCTATCAAAACTGTACGCGGTTCGCCGGAAGATTTCTTCCTGAAGTAATATGGATACATATATTTCTTATCCTTTTGCGGGAACTAACTGAACAGATACCTCAGCGATATTCTCTATTTTTTCGTGTAAAACAGATTTTATACGCTGGATAATTTTCACTCCTTCTTGCAGAGGGCAACTTCCAGGAATAGCCACTTCTAAGTCAACCCATACTTTTCTGCCAACTTGCCTGGCCCTGACACTGCGAATCTGTTTAATTCCGCGAATATTTTTTATTAAATTTCTTATTCTAATCTCTTCAGATTTTGACGAACTATCCATTAATCCCTTGATTGCCTTCCCTATTCCTTCTCCTGTCATTTTTATAATTATTAAAGCAATTATAACAGAGACTATATGATCCAATTTTACAACGCCCAAATTAGTTCCCACAACAGCAACAATTACCGCTACAGAAGTAGCTATATCAGCACAACTCGCCCAGGCGTTGGCTGAAATAGCTACACTTCCCACTTTTTTCCCTACACAACGACCATAAGCAAAAGCCACCCAGTTTCCTAAGATAGAAACAACTGCTGCAAAGATTGCTATTAACTTAGGTGTTTTTTCTGGTCCAATCGATCCCATTTCTCCCAGAGCAACGAAAATAAAATAAACAGCACCCAACAGAAGCAATAGGTTAACAATGCCCGATGCAAGGAACTCCACTTTGCCGTGACCATAAGGAAATTTATCATTACGTTCTTTTTCTGCAATTTTCAAACTAAATAGAACAATAATAGTGATAACCACATTTGCCAGAGATTCAAGTGTATCAGCGAATAATGAACGACTGTTACTTATAAAAGTAAAAATGCCTTTAATTAAGAATAGACCCAAATTTATTCCTAAAACTATCCATTCCACTTTCTTACTACATATCAGGCAACGCTCTTCTATCATTTTTCTTATCCATCCCGTTAGAAACAGGAAACGCTTTCACCGATTTTTGAGATAACGTTTTCCCGTTTCTATTATTTCTAAGGCAGTTCACTCAAAAACAACGTTAATATTTCCTAAATATTTTATCTCCTTCATTAAATCCTGGCGAATTCGGCCTGATATTTTGTGTGCTTCATCAACTGTCTTTTTTCCTGAAAGAGAGACATACAGGTCAACCCAAATATTCCGACCAATTTGTCTGGTTCTTATATTTCTTATTTTTTTTATTCCAGAAATCTGCGAAGTGATTTTTCTGATTAGCGAGACTTCTTCCTTCCCTGCCGACTTATCCAATAACCCTGCACTACTATAATAAAGAATCTCTATGCTTAGGAAAGTGAGATGCCCGGCTTCAAAAACTGCCACCAAAGGGTCTAAGAAATAGAAGCCCATTTTGCTCCCTAAAATAGCGATAACTACCGCTAAAGAAGAGATAGCGTCAGCCCGATGATGCTTGGCATGAGTTAAAATTGCCGGGCTGTTAAGATGTTTAACTGCGCAAATGTTGTACCGATAGATTACTTCATTTGCAAAACAAGATATTAAGCCCGCTACAAGAGCTGCCCAGTGCGCAGGGATATGTTTTGCTTTGAGTACTATACCAAGAGAATCAACAAAGAGATAAACCGTTGCCGCCAGAATAATAAAACTTGTGAAAACAGAAACAATATATTCAACATTACCATGTCCATAAGGATGCTCTTCATCAATGGGTTGGGAGGAGACTTTCAAGCCAATAATCACTGCTATGGATGAAACTACATCGTGAAAAGAGTATAAAGCACTTGCTTGCAAAGCGCGACTGTGAGTTAAAATTCCAATAATTCCCTTAAAAATCGCTATGATAAAACTGTCCCAGAGTCCTATCCATGAAAGTCTGGTAGCACATAAAGCACATTTGTCTTTAGTTGTTTTCATGCCTTTGCCTGCCAAAGCGAATAATTTTTTATCATTTTCAACTTATTCTACATTTGTCCAGAGGTAAAAAAAATTAAACTGATTCTTGCTGTTCTCTGGATATTTGTTCTAACCGCTTTTTAAGTTCCTGTAATTCCTGTTTCTTCTTCTCACTCTCAATTCGGAATCGTTCTTCCATTTCTGTTATCTGTTTTTTGAGTAAATTATTTTCTTCTTCTTTGCTTTGCAGTCTCATTTCCAGTTCTGTCTGTTCAGGTTTAATTTTACTTTCTTCACCTTCTCTAATGTGTTCTAATTCCGCAACTTCTGTAATTAGTTCAGTTTCTATTTGTTC
This region includes:
- a CDS encoding trypsin-like peptidase domain-containing protein produces the protein MNSSQKIIKLILISAVIITFPAIIEGGVNPQGQSHLQYDFNRAAEGVKPCVVGITAFKNFHNGTLPALPQGIFFADPFAQNVPSLPCQQKIGSGIIIDSRGYILTNLHVIKQAKDIHVTLTGLNPMKSKFHQAQVVKIDINMDIALLKIIPDEPLPVAKLGNSEMVRLGDWVMAIGSTFGFEQTITAGIVSAKDRILNIDGIAYHGLIQTDASINQGNSGGPLVNMSGEVIGINTAIYAPNGTFTGVGFAIPINQAKSFLNQNIPVALVAQQATNNYSPVALGWGPGQPCPYCGVALDSRGVCPLPRCPWNFRSPPQQVALPCPGACPGCPLGTPQIPSQQVAMPCPGACPGCPLGTPQTSPQPFLFNPAPGVMDSPATNQVIFVAGKSVNSSWLGVSLLPRQNGLQVVEVIMDSPAERGGVKLGDTIVELNGKVIETITDFDNMMDKIRPGRKIKLVVIRQGKKRALSLRTGRMP
- a CDS encoding cation diffusion facilitator family transporter, with product MIEERCLICSKKVEWIVLGINLGLFLIKGIFTFISNSRSLFADTLESLANVVITIIVLFSLKIAEKERNDKFPYGHGKVEFLASGIVNLLLLLGAVYFIFVALGEMGSIGPEKTPKLIAIFAAVVSILGNWVAFAYGRCVGKKVGSVAISANAWASCADIATSVAVIVAVVGTNLGVVKLDHIVSVIIALIIIKMTGEGIGKAIKGLMDSSSKSEEIRIRNLIKNIRGIKQIRSVRARQVGRKVWVDLEVAIPGSCPLQEGVKIIQRIKSVLHEKIENIAEVSVQLVPAKG
- a CDS encoding cation diffusion facilitator family transporter, coding for MKTTKDKCALCATRLSWIGLWDSFIIAIFKGIIGILTHSRALQASALYSFHDVVSSIAVIIGLKVSSQPIDEEHPYGHGNVEYIVSVFTSFIILAATVYLFVDSLGIVLKAKHIPAHWAALVAGLISCFANEVIYRYNICAVKHLNSPAILTHAKHHRADAISSLAVVIAILGSKMGFYFLDPLVAVFEAGHLTFLSIEILYYSSAGLLDKSAGKEEVSLIRKITSQISGIKKIRNIRTRQIGRNIWVDLYVSLSGKKTVDEAHKISGRIRQDLMKEIKYLGNINVVFE